TGTTACTCTACCACCCCTATTTGACATTTCGGCATTACCTCGACGAGTGGTTCATTGAACCGCAGCCCCTCCGAAGAAGGGTGAGTGGCTGAGGCACCGGCGGACAGGAGTTGGCTGGCGATTCGGCCGGGCCGAAACTGTTGGGTCCAGTTGCCCGTTTAAACGGTCGCGGCAATTTACGAATTGCCCCTGCGAGACCTTGTGCCGCCGGCATCTCACATTTTACAGATATGGGGGGATAGTCCAGGCAGGATGAGCGTCCCTTGATGAGCAGAGCCGCAGCGGGTTTAATGAGGGTTTACCTGCTGCAAACCCCTGCCGGGAAAAGGGGGAGGGTAATTCCCGGGAAGGGACTGTCAATTCGGGCGGCGAGGACAGGCGGTTTGGCTCGCTTAGCCGGAATTTGCCTATGGTTGCGGACCCTGGTTAGGTCAGGAGATACCCCAACGACAGCGAGGTTGTGCGAGATGTACGCGATCATTCAGGACGGCGGACGCCAGTACAAGGTAGAGGTTGGCCAGGTGCTCGACGTCGATTACCGCCTCAGCACTGAAAAGTCCGAAGATGGCGCCGCGTTCGCTCCCAAAGAAATCCGCTTCGATCGGGTGCTGGCCATTCGGGATGGTTCGACGTTCCTCCTTGGTCGGCCGACAATCGAGTCCGCGTATGTCGTGGCGGAAGTCCAGGAGACCCTTCTCGGCCCCAAGATCTACATTCAGAAGTTCCGCCGACGGAAGAATTATCGTCGTCGCAAGGGGCATCGGCAATTGTACCTGCGGGTGCGAATTAAGGAGATCAATCCCGGCACCGCACTGCCTGGGAAGCGCGAGGAAGCGGCGATCGCCCAGCCGGAATCAGCACCTGCCGAATCCTCCGGCCAGCCCGAGCAGGCCGAGGCCCTCGCCGTTTGAGGTATCCGCTCGGGGGATCCTGGAGCCCCCTGTAGCAAGTCGGCTGAGCGGATAACGGGACGGCTGCCCCGGCTCGACGCTGGGATTCTCTCCGTGCTTCCGCGGGGAATGGGCGAACGGGAATTTGCGACACGCTCACAAGGGCTATTTTCCGTGACCAGCGCTTTCCGGCGCCCTGGTCATTGACTCTTTGGTTGGCTTGAGGAACAGAAGCGTATGACAAAGGATTTGATTCCCGCCCATGGCGATCTTCCAGAACCGCTGGATTTGACTGTTCCTGAGGAAGCGCGGGACGATTTTCTGGCCGAAGCGAGTCGGCTCAAGAAAGTCCCGGTGTCGGATGCTGACCTCTCCACCGTTTATCGCTTTGGGGATGGTGCCCTCAGTCCGCTCACCGGGCCGATGGATCGCGAGGTTTACGATCGGGTTCTGGAGGAAGAGGTCATCGAGTACAACGGGCGGCTCTACGCCTGGACGATTCCTCTGGCCTTCCCGGTAACGGCTGAGCTGGCCAAACAGTTGAGCCCGGGGGAGAAGGTCGCTCTGGTGAACTCCCGAGGAGAGATTGTCGCCACGCTGGAGCTTACCGATGTCTTTCCGTGGGACAAGCGGAAGTACCTGACGCGGGTGTATCTGACCGAGCGGTTCGACCATCCCGGCGGCGATATGGTGTTGAAGGCGGACGGGGACAAGGATTACCTCATTGGCGGAAAAATCCAGGTCCTGCCGCAGCCGAAGCATCCTCGATTCGGCAAGTATGTTCTGCGTCCGAGGGAGGTTCGGGAACTGATTCGGCAGAAGGGTTGGGAACGCGTGGTGGCCTTTCAAACCCGCAACCCCCTCCATCGCGCCCATGAGTATGCCCTCGTTTATGGTTTGGAGACGCTGCTTCGTCAGGGTTACAATGCCGGGGCATGTCTCAATCCGTTGATCGGGGAAACCAAGGGGGACGACGTGCCTGCCGATGTTCGCATGCGGACCTACGAGGCACTCATCGAGCAGCGTGCTCTCGGGGACGGAGATAGTGATCCAGCTCTCTGGGGACCGCGGGGAGAATCCGTGCCCGACCGTGTGATTCTGGTGGGCCTGGACATCAAGATGTTCTATGCCGGTCCCAAGGAGGCCGTCATGCATGCGATTTACCGGCAGAACTTTGGATTCACGGACATCATCATCGGGCGGAAGCATGCGGACGCCCCCTATCACGACGGAACGCCCATCTGGGGCGATTTCGATGCCCAGGAAATCTTCAAGCGATTGCGAGGCGATCTTAAGATCAAGCCCCTGTGTGTGGGGTTTGCAGCGTACTATGAGTCAGTGGGACGGGTCGATCTGATGGAGAATCATCCCAACGAGAAGCCGGTCTCAATCTCTGGAAAGGAGATTCGCGCGGCACTCCGTGAGGGGCGGCCGGTCGATCCGCGGATCATGCGGGAAAGCACAGCCCGAATTCTGGCCGAGGCCATGGCACAAAAATAGCCCAAGTCTGGGGAACGCGGAATGTCCGGGGGGGTTGCGCGACTGGTGTGGGGAGGTCTGTCGGCTGTCTGCATGGGATTTTCCAAGACAGGCGTGCCGGGGGCTTCCATTCTCGCCGTGGTGCTGATGGCGCAGGCCTATCACGAGGACGCCGCTCTTTCGGTGGGGGCGCTCGTGCCGGTTCTGCTTGTCGGTGACCTCTTCGCCGTCTACCTGTATGCCAGGTACACAGCGTGGGATCGGCTGATCAGACTATTTCCCTCCGTGGCCGTGGGATTGATCGCTGGGGCCGTGCTTTTGCATTATGTGCGGGGAAACGCGCTTCGACCGATCCTGGGAGCGCTGGTGGTGGCCATGTTCGTTCTGGAGGTTTACCGTCGGGCCTCCGCGAACGGACACTATGGCCAGAAGTGGTGGTACGTCTGGCTGACGGGGATGCTGGCGGGCTTTAGCACGATGGTGGGAAATGCTGCCGGTCCTGTCATGACGATGTATCTTCTCAGTCAGAATCTGCCCAAGGACAAGTTCATGGGCACCACGGCGATGTTCTTCTTCACGGTCAATCTTTTGAAAATTGCGCCCATGGCGCTGGAAGGAATGATCACACCCGAGACGATGCATTTTGCAACCTATACCGTTCCCATGACGCTCGTCGGCGTGGGCTTGGGCCGATGGGTGTTCCGACAAATGTCCCAGAACACGTTCGACATGGCAGCCCTGATCCTGGGAGGCATTGGTGGGCTCTGGCTGCTTGTAGGCTAAACGAATGCCCGCATGCGGACTATTAATCGTCGTATAGGGCGTTTTGGCACCGCTTGAAATCTCAGCCGCTAGCCAGTCAAAATCGGTTCGACCGAAACGCGAAACGCTGCTCGATTGGCTTCCCGGCACAAGAAGGCAATGGTGTCTTTAAGGAGATTCAACCTTGCGACATCCAGTATCCTTTCGAAATTCATTCGCAACCGTTGAGTGGAAGTGCGGCACCGCGTCGCTTTCCGCTTTCCTGTTTCTCATCGTCGCGGGGATAGCACTTGGAGCGGGGTGCTCGCGGGAGCGCCCCGAAACTTCCAACATAAAGACAGAGAGCCAGGCGGCGAGCACGGATCAGTTGACACACGCTGCGGGAGGAACGACCGCCGAAGGCAGCCCGGCATTGTGGGGATTTCCACCGGAACAGGGGAAACCCTGGCCGATCCGGCCAAGTCCCGAACCGCTTTCACCGACGCGGCAAGCCAGCACGGGAGAACCGAACGTCCGCTGGCCGGATTACCGCGTGCCTCGCGAAATCATCTTCACCGCACCACCGGTGCCCTCGCAGATTGTCGGGCCGGCGGAGAACCGGAGGAATCCTGAAGCGGCCGAGTGAGCCCCTTCAACGCGAAAACTTTGGAGGACCCGGTTCCACCCCGACCGATCACTGTTCGTAGCACGGGGTCGGGGGCCGATAATGCGAAAGGTCGATCGAGCGAAACCACTCGATCGTCCGCATGAGGCCTTCCCGGAGCGGAGTCTTGGGTTCCCAGCCGAGTTTCTGTTTGGCCAGGGTGATATCGGGACGACGGCGAACGGGATCGTCGGCCGGCAATGGTCGGAAGACAATTCTGGATTTGGATCCGGTCAACTCGATGACGAGTTTGGCCAGTTCCAGGATGGTGAACTCTTCCGGATTGCCGAGATTGACGGGCCCGGTGAAATCCTCGGGATTTTCCATCATCCGGATGATGCCTTCCACCATGTCGTCGCGATAGCAGAAGGATCGTGTTTGTGAACCGTCGCCGTAAACGGTGATGTCTTCTCCACAGAGGGCCTGGCGAATGAAGTTAGAGACCACCCGGCCGTCGTATGGGTGCATCCGTGGCCCATAGGTGTTGAAGATCCGCACGATGCGAATGTTCACCTTGTTCATGCGGTGATAATCCATAAACAGGGTTTCTGCCGCCCGTTTACCTTCGTCATAGCAGGCGCGAGGACCAATCGGGTTGACCGCCCCGCGGTACGTTTCGGGTTGCGGATGGACTTCCGGGTCACCATAGACTTCGCTGGTGGAGGCTTGCAGCACCTTGGCCCGACATCGTTTAGCCATCCCCAGAACGTTGATCGCTCCCATTAAGGAGGTCTTCATGGTTTTGATCGGGTTGTACTGATAGTGCCCCGGAGCCGCCGGGCACGCGAGATTGTAAATCTCGTCCACTTCCAGCCAGATGGGCAGCGTGATGTCGTGACGAATGAGCTCGAAGTTGGGCTTGTCGAGTAGATGCGCTACATTGGACTTCTGACTGGTGAAAAAGTTATCCAGACAGATCACGTCATGACCCATTTCCACCAGGCGTTCGCACAGATGCGAACCGAGAAAACCGGCACCGCCTGTCACCAGGATTCGTTTGACGAGCGCCATCGTACCTCCCTACTCCGATTGCTTAGGATTACTCCTTTATCAATTCCCGAAAATTCCGAATTTTTGCTCCGAGAGTGGTTCGCTGCCGTTTCAGGTGTGTTCCTCGGCCGCCCGGCGAATTCCGCCCAATTTTTTTCTGTGTGACTTTCAGTAGGCAGCCGTCAAAATTGGCAAGTCACCCAAACTGGTCTTTTCGACCTCCCACGGTTCTTTCCAGTTTGATGGGGAATCGCCGGATTGGGAATAGGATTTTCCAAGGAATTGGGCGACTACTTCCAAAAGTTGCTCCTGATATACCGGCTTGGGGACATAGCCCGAAAATCCCGACTCCAGAAACTGCTCCACACATCGGGGATCATTGTGGGCTGTAAGGGCCAGAATGGGGACGGTGCAACCGCTCTGCCGCAGTTCTCGGACGGCGGTGATTCCATCCATTTCGGGCATTTCCACGTCCATGAGGATGAGGTCGAACGGGCGGCGGTGATGTCGGGCCTGCCGGTACTGGGCGATGGCATCTCGGCCGTTTTCCACCGTCGTGACCGTCAATCCGGCCTTCTCCAGAATGCGCTGCACAAGCCGACGATTGTCGAGAAAGTCTTCCGCGACGAGGACACGGCCCTTCAGGGGGCCAGACACGGCCGGGGAGTTCCGCGGTGAGTGCGGGGCCAACGGGCTTTCCTGGCCCTTAGCCATGGATTGGCTTCGACCGGCTGTCCCCATGTTGAGAAGCCCCTGGCCGTCAACAAAGGGTGTGTTTTCCAATGGCCCGGTGGCCACCCGAACGTGAAAGATCGTCCCTTTGCCCGGCGTGCTTTCCACCGAGATATCCCCACCGAGCAAGCGAGCCAAACGCCGACTGATGAGAAGTCCCAAGCCCGTGCCCCCGTATTGACGGTAGGTTCCGGCTTCCCCCTGCCGAAAAGGTTGGAAGAGTCGGCCGATTTGGTCAGGCGACATTCCCACCCCTGTATCGCAAACGCGGAATTCCAGGACCGGTTGGTCGACAGGTGTTCGATCAAGTTCGATTTCGATCCACACCCGACCCTCACGCGTGAATTTGATCGCGTTGTCGGTGAGGTTGACCAGAATCTGCCGCAACCGTGTGGGATCGCTTTGAATTGTTTGCGGGATAGCACCCTTGACTTCCAGCTCCAGGCGAAGGTTTTTCTCCCGGGCCTTGCCGGCCAGCATGTGGACCACGTCCTGGGCGATCGCAATCGGATCGGTGGGAATGCGTTCCACTTCCATTCGGCCGGACTCCAGCTTGGAGAAGTCGAGGATCGTGTTGATCATCTCCAGAAGGTGCTCTGAGTTTCGAATCAAACCCTCGGTGGCTTCCAGAATGAGTGCGTCGGGCTGTCCAGAGGGTTGCTCCGAACTCGACAGAACATTTTCCGTACCACCCGCATCCTTGCTCGCGCTGTTTTCCGACTGTTGAACCGAAAAACGACGGAGAATTTCCTCGCTGAGAAGGCGCGCGTAGCCGAGAATCGCGCTCAGGGGTGTGCGGATTTCGTGGCTCATGCTGGCGAGTAAGGTGATTTTCGCCCGGGCGGCATTCTCGATCTCCTGCGAGTAGGCGCGGAGGCGGATATTGGCGGCCTGGAGGGAACGCGCGTATTCTTCGAGCTGACGCTGGACGGCCTTGTGTTCGGTCATGTCGATAAGGGTGATCACGTAGCTCGTCCCCTGCGCCAGTTCCAGGCGGGAAACGAGGCCCAGAACTTCCCGAGTTTGTTCCCCGCTCGATTGGAGGCACGTCTCCAAAAGCCAGGAATCGGTATCTGGGGACGAGGGGTTCAGCCAGCGGCAAAGGGAGAGCTCGTGCTCCGGGGTGCATCCTTGAGGACAAAAGTCACAGAACGAGCGGCCAACAGGCGATTGGCCGAGAAATGTTATCGCAGCAGGATTGCATTCGTGGATTCGTAGCTCTCGATCGACGATTAAAACTGGGTGGTGAACGTGCTCAAAGACCTTTTGATACCGGCGTTCCGTGTCATTGAGCAGCTGTACGAGCCGCTGGCGAACACGCGCAAAACGGGTCCGAAGCCGCTCGAAGTGAGTCACCGCCAGAACAGCCAGACCGGTTCCCAGAAAACCCAGCATCAACGTGATTCCCGGAAGCCACTCATGAATGGCATCCGCGCGAATCTTGTCTGGGTAGAACCCGACTCGGAACACCTGGCCGTACCAGGATAGTTCTTCCCAGAGGCCGCTGGTCTCTCGGTCACTGGCCAAGCCTGAAACGACAGATGTCGGAGTGGCGTGACGCCACTCGTGATTTCCGTATTGAAGGATCAAAGCGCCACCAAATTGCCAGCTAGTAGCTACCTCCGCCAGCATAGGCTGTGGGTCAAGGGCGAGAATGATCCAGCTCTC
This is a stretch of genomic DNA from Thermogutta terrifontis. It encodes these proteins:
- a CDS encoding sulfate adenylyltransferase, encoding MTKDLIPAHGDLPEPLDLTVPEEARDDFLAEASRLKKVPVSDADLSTVYRFGDGALSPLTGPMDREVYDRVLEEEVIEYNGRLYAWTIPLAFPVTAELAKQLSPGEKVALVNSRGEIVATLELTDVFPWDKRKYLTRVYLTERFDHPGGDMVLKADGDKDYLIGGKIQVLPQPKHPRFGKYVLRPREVRELIRQKGWERVVAFQTRNPLHRAHEYALVYGLETLLRQGYNAGACLNPLIGETKGDDVPADVRMRTYEALIEQRALGDGDSDPALWGPRGESVPDRVILVGLDIKMFYAGPKEAVMHAIYRQNFGFTDIIIGRKHADAPYHDGTPIWGDFDAQEIFKRLRGDLKIKPLCVGFAAYYESVGRVDLMENHPNEKPVSISGKEIRAALREGRPVDPRIMRESTARILAEAMAQK
- a CDS encoding sulfite exporter TauE/SafE family protein, with translation MSGGVARLVWGGLSAVCMGFSKTGVPGASILAVVLMAQAYHEDAALSVGALVPVLLVGDLFAVYLYARYTAWDRLIRLFPSVAVGLIAGAVLLHYVRGNALRPILGALVVAMFVLEVYRRASANGHYGQKWWYVWLTGMLAGFSTMVGNAAGPVMTMYLLSQNLPKDKFMGTTAMFFFTVNLLKIAPMALEGMITPETMHFATYTVPMTLVGVGLGRWVFRQMSQNTFDMAALILGGIGGLWLLVG
- a CDS encoding UDP-glucuronic acid decarboxylase family protein, whose product is MALVKRILVTGGAGFLGSHLCERLVEMGHDVICLDNFFTSQKSNVAHLLDKPNFELIRHDITLPIWLEVDEIYNLACPAAPGHYQYNPIKTMKTSLMGAINVLGMAKRCRAKVLQASTSEVYGDPEVHPQPETYRGAVNPIGPRACYDEGKRAAETLFMDYHRMNKVNIRIVRIFNTYGPRMHPYDGRVVSNFIRQALCGEDITVYGDGSQTRSFCYRDDMVEGIIRMMENPEDFTGPVNLGNPEEFTILELAKLVIELTGSKSRIVFRPLPADDPVRRRPDITLAKQKLGWEPKTPLREGLMRTIEWFRSIDLSHYRPPTPCYEQ
- a CDS encoding ATP-binding protein: MSGVRLFRKWNSGHRWGILLCLVGGAIFTVPACWLAHQHRLYERNEQTKLAAQPVIVNLTSRLEAIEEKLMALRILWSASQKVDPAEWEVALDNLKLHKHPEVKALGVVQLSKKGAVPPSTVGDASNCCDREFVYLSFFDVPPNRRQELSSFVSRVCCALYTRPGARRHLIPADEYLAAAVRAERVFLSPEDGNSESWIILALDPQPMLAEVATSWQFGGALILQYGNHEWRHATPTSVVSGLASDRETSGLWEELSWYGQVFRVGFYPDKIRADAIHEWLPGITLMLGFLGTGLAVLAVTHFERLRTRFARVRQRLVQLLNDTERRYQKVFEHVHHPVLIVDRELRIHECNPAAITFLGQSPVGRSFCDFCPQGCTPEHELSLCRWLNPSSPDTDSWLLETCLQSSGEQTREVLGLVSRLELAQGTSYVITLIDMTEHKAVQRQLEEYARSLQAANIRLRAYSQEIENAARAKITLLASMSHEIRTPLSAILGYARLLSEEILRRFSVQQSENSASKDAGGTENVLSSSEQPSGQPDALILEATEGLIRNSEHLLEMINTILDFSKLESGRMEVERIPTDPIAIAQDVVHMLAGKAREKNLRLELEVKGAIPQTIQSDPTRLRQILVNLTDNAIKFTREGRVWIEIELDRTPVDQPVLEFRVCDTGVGMSPDQIGRLFQPFRQGEAGTYRQYGGTGLGLLISRRLARLLGGDISVESTPGKGTIFHVRVATGPLENTPFVDGQGLLNMGTAGRSQSMAKGQESPLAPHSPRNSPAVSGPLKGRVLVAEDFLDNRRLVQRILEKAGLTVTTVENGRDAIAQYRQARHHRRPFDLILMDVEMPEMDGITAVRELRQSGCTVPILALTAHNDPRCVEQFLESGFSGYVPKPVYQEQLLEVVAQFLGKSYSQSGDSPSNWKEPWEVEKTSLGDLPILTAAY